Below is a genomic region from Populus trichocarpa isolate Nisqually-1 chromosome 15, P.trichocarpa_v4.1, whole genome shotgun sequence.
CAGGACTTAGTCTTGCTTCTTGCTTAAATCACAAgtccttttctttcaattttttccaatCCCCACCGCTTCAGTCTCGAGATTGATAAGTTAACCTGATTAATCAATCCAAgtattaaaacaatgttataaACAATATGTTCAAATACCACTGCAATAGAACTCATGAACCAAACCTCCactattcattaattattttcctcATCTATTGTTAAAGGTatgtttggaattgtgataATGATggtggtttaaagtgtttttcatttagaaagatatcaaaataaattttttttattttttaaaaattatttttaacatcagtacatcaaaacgatactaaaatgtaaaaaaatattttaaattaaaaatatttaaattaaaaaaaaaacacggtgCAAACACTCCTTGAATGGAGAAAATATTCATTGCATTATATGATGTATGCCTTTCGTTTGTAGACAAAACTATACTGAATTTGACATTAGTTTCCTTTATGTTTCACGTGAAGCCATCGTGTAAACTTTAGGTTCGGATTTTAATCGaaattaaatctatatttttatttgataaaaacaatcatttatgatttatgttaaaattaaatgatttatagAAGTTTACTAAACTTCTTGTAgtctcatatatatatagtttcacACGAGATTTAAAtcttattgattaataaaaaatacttacttTCCATAATAATCTCTTGTTAAAATCAACCTTATataccataattttaaaatataatattggaAAATACCTGGattacaagtttaatattttgttttttttaaaaaattaataatttttttttatcgagtttTATTCATTATGATCAAGTCAAGTCAATCAAGATTTTAaccaggtaattttttttaattaagatagaTTTAAGTCCCGAATTAACATATCTGATCAATTCAAGTGCCGAGTTTATACACGGGTCGGTCTGAGTTTTATTGTGCTTTCATATACTATTAATCAAGATGAACAAAATTATCCAATCCCATATGTATACAACTAGAACCacacatcaaatattttttcttattcaacaCAGCCggattaatgttttttgaaggagattaaaaacatatttttttatatcaacataatacatttattgaaatttcttCCGTTAttgattcaaaaaattaaaaaataaaataaatattcataatcaacaaaataattccTTAAAATTAGCACACATTAAATACTAATAcaagtgaaataaataaatcatgtatcaaaacctaatttttttttttttaaaggtttggACAACCTCGACCCAATTTTCTTACAGTAAAAATTGAACTCCCTCTCTAAGTATAGTGTTTGAGCATCCAAACTCCAAAgtgaacaaagaagataaaaagtAGAGAAAATCTAaggaaacagaaaaaacaaaggacaaaaaagaaacggaaaaaaagaaaagaaaagaaaagaagtccaCATCACCTTCGATTGACAAAACCTTTCCTCTTTTCCATTACCAAATCCTTCTTTCTAGTCGTTTTCTAACCACCATCGCCACCACCATGCCATCGCGCCCAATCCCTCCTTTACTCCCACCCCAACCTCCCCCTCTCCTCCCCCCCCACCACCACCCTTCCCGCCTCATAGCTCCCCTCGCCGCAGCCACCGCAGCCGCCTTCTCCGTCCTCGTCCTCTTCGTCATCTGCTTCCGCAAAATCACTCGTAAACGCACTGTCCCTACCGACTTCTCCAAACCCCCGCACGGATTCTCCTACACCACTCTCCGCCGCGCCACGAATAACTTCTCCCCTTCTCTTCGCTTAGGCCAAGGTGGGTTTGGCTCAGTTTATCATGGAACTCTTCCTAATGAGTTCAACGTTGCTGTTAAAGTTATGGACTTGGGGTCTCTCCAAGGGGAAAGAGAGTTCCAAAACGAGTTGCTTTTTGCTTCAAAGCTTGATTCTTCTTATATTGTTGCAGCTATTGGTTTTTCCTATGATAGGAAGCATCGTAGTTTGTTGTTAGTGTATGATCTTATGCAAAATGGGAACTTGCAGGATGCTTTACTTCATAGGAAATGCGTGGAGTTGGTTGATTGGAATAAAAGATTTAGCATTGCTGTTGATATTGCTAAAGGGATTGAGTATCTTCATGGTTTGGACCCACCTGTTATTCATGGAGATATTAAGCCTAGTAATATCTTACTTGATCAGTGTTTTAATGCAAAGGTTGCTGATTTTGGATTAGCTTGGTTGAAGATAGATCAGAGTAATCAGAATGATCAGAAGCAGTGTGAGGTTAAGGGGGAAGAGagtgataaaataaatggtGGGTTGGAGTTGAAAAGGGCTGAATTAGAGAGTAATAACGGGGGTGATGATTATGGATCTGTTGTGGAGGATACTGAGAGTGTGACTACTGGGTTTGACGAGTTTCATTTTGGGGTGGATCAGTCGCCGGTTTGTATGACTTCACCAGAGACTTTGGAGGCTGTGAGTGCTTCTCCGGAGGCTGGTGGTGTGGGGGTTTTTCCGGAGGGGAATTTGGATGGGGGTAGTATTGAGGGTGGGAAAGAATTGGTTAATGGGGAGAAAGGGAGTGAGAAAGGGACAAAGAGTGTGTCTCGAAAGGATTGGTGGTGGAAGCAAGAAAATGGTGGCGCGACCGCGGAGAACAGGGGAGTGAAGGATTATGTGATGGAATGGATTGGAACGGAGATAAAGAAGGAGAGACCAAATAGTGACTGGATTGGAGCTTCATCGTCATCAAATAGTCAGCCTGTTGGGAAAATAGATAAGAAGAAGAATCGAAAGAGATTGGATTGGTGGGTTTCATTAGATGATGATAACGATGAGAAGGTTtcgaagaaggagaagagaaggcTGCCGAGGGAATGGTGGAAGGAGGAGTATTGTGAAGagttagaaaaaaagaacaagaagaagaaaaagaagaagagagaaatgggGATGACTAGTGATGGCAATAATGAAGCAGAAGATTGGTGGCCAAGAGATGTGGAAATGTACGgtgagagaaagaagaagaggagtaAGAGTAGAGGTAGCAGGGGCAGTATTGAATGGTTTAGCGGTGAGCTATTTAGAGGTAACCGGAATAACCATGATTCTTTGAGCGGAGAGATACCAAAGAGTAGTGGAATCAGTAGTACACCAAGCATGAGAGGAACTGTTTGTTATGTTGCCCCTGAGTATGGTGGTGGGGGGAATTTATCAGAGAAGTCTGATGTGTATAGCTTTGGAGTTTTATTGTTAGTTCTTATTGCTGGGAGGCGTCCACTCCAGGTTACTACCTCACCAATGTCTGAATTTCAGCGTGCGAATCTAATGCATTGGGCTCGTAATCTTGCCCGTGCTGGAAAACTTCTTGATTTGGTTGACAAGTCTGTACAGTCTTTGGATCGGGACCAAGCTACATTATGCATCACTGTTGCTCTTATTTGTTTGCAAAAGTCACCTGCTCACCGTCCCTCAATGAAGGAGGTTGTGGGGATGCTCACTGGAGAGTCACAGGCGCCTCAATTACCAACTGAATTTTCTCCTTCACCTCCCACACGGGTCCCTTTCAAGTCCAAACCACATAAGAAGGTTCGGTAAGCTTTAATGTCCAAAATTGATCTCCATGAGCAGCAGTATATTGCTTATGGATCATACCATTATAGGTGTAAAGCAAAATGTCATCTTTAAATGAAATGAGTTGAACTTTGTTTTACTTGCTCTTGTGTATGCTGGTATGGCCTACCAATCCATTGCTAGTATCATAATGTTCTCTAGTCATTATAGATTTGCAACAGCAAGATAAGGACCCcacttaattttttcttcaacgaTGAGTTTCAGAAATGCCATTAGTACTTGATTAGGCTTTTTGAATACGGGCCATGTTTTCTCTAACAAGGCTTTCTTAGTAACTTTCACCAGGTTCTTCGGATTCGTATAAGCAACTTACTTATCCTTTTTGGTGAATTTAGCACCAGTAGTTGCCCCCTCTTGTCTGCCACTTTTTATAAGTTGGCCAAGCAATTATAGCCAAAGGTTTTCGTATAATTTGTAGTTTCAACTACTATCTATACCAATATGCATTGTTTATTTTAGGTAAGGATGCCAATGCACTGTTTGTTCCAGATGTGGAGTCCCTTATCACTGAACTTAGTcaattgcaaagaaaaaaggaagaagaaaaaggaaacctAATACACTTGTGTACCAAACCTCTAAGATGTGAGAACTTAGGAGCTCTGCTTGCTGGTgtttaatttgatgatttatGGCTCCTTATCATGATATGAGAACATTCAATCATCATTAGGCGTGGATTCTTTTATTTGTGCTGGTAATTTGCTTGTTTTCCCCAAATTATCAAGGCAGGCTTGAATTATCAGTCATAGTAGTTGATATGTTTGCTTTATTGGTAATTGGTGAACAATTGCATTTCAATATGCCTTGCCCCAAAAGATGCAGATTTTAACAGCAAAGTATATGGGAGAAACGTGAGAGATTACCAGATAGGTAAATCCAAATTGCTACAGGTATATATCATGGGTGGAAAAACTTGTATCGTCATCGAAGCATTTCTCCGTCAGCTATCAGAAGTTGAATTTGTTTATATACTCTCCACTGTCCTTCTGAATGACGTTTGGCAGTTTTGAGAGATGGTTCCAggctttttcatatttgatattGAGTGACAGGTAAGGAAGATGTTGCTCACATCCAAACCCAATATGCGAACATGAATCTGATCCTCTGTGAAGCCCCTGTAAGATTTGTGGCCACAAAATGGTCCATTGCAGATGTGATAAAGGCTTCTTTTCTAGCATTGAGAGTTGGGACTGTGATGAGCTTCTCAAACAATGCACAGTTACACTGCATGATTTCACATTTTAGATCACAAGCAAGGAATGCATACATGATTGGGAAGACTCTTAGGGGCATGACAGTTCGGCGAGGTTGTAGAAAGATTGTGACCGTTCCAGTTTACCAATCAGAACTCTTTTGAACTTCATGTTTTCATGTGATATACATTGTCCGGCAGAGAGCTCAGGTTAAAGGATGCCGGTGCTGACATTCCTGACTGTTGCATCCACGAAGCAGGTAATTTGGATATATTTTACTTCCTGAAGtgctgttttttttcaaattttattcagtTCACATCCAAGCACAATAGATACACATTGCCTTTAACATTGCTAATGTTTGGAAGATGAATCTTTAACGAACTCAGCTCACTAACTACACTAAACGTTCTCTGTTGATCGTTGGAAGAGTATAAGACTGCCTCCTGCATAAATCTGGAGAAAACATTCCAAGTGCGCGGACGGGCTGCCTTAATTGCAGCTACAACTTGGGATGCCAATCCATGAGACACAAAAAGCCCATCTTGACAAGTGTGCTGTCTGACAGCCAGTTGCTTTAAAAGTAGTTATTTTGCTGATCTGGTATAGTTACATGTAGGGATGTCCgattcaacattattttttatgaaatcattgCAACAATTTAATCAATCGGTTATTAACTCTTGCCATACCCGAAAGGAAACGAGGGTGTCATGTACTCTTACCCGATGCAacaatttttcttatataaaataaaaaacaaaaatccgaGCGCACTGTTGCCATCTATGATTgcagtaaatatttattttatgattttgttttccatgCGTACAAGTTTCCTAGATTCCACTGAAAAgggaaattaaagaagaaaaagaacccTTTTTTGATCGTCCAAATTAATGTGTTGAGCCCAAAAAGAATAATCAGAGTCAGCAAATCAAGAACCCATGATGCAAACTAAAGCTTCAATCTTAGTTgatcaaaatcatcacaaaaacaCCTTTCGTATTAACTTACGATCCATTACAATCATTTGGTGTCTAGCAACTACACAGTATcttaatatcatcatcatcatcatcatcaacatataatatAACCCTCTGCTTCCTTATCTTTAATCTCATTTGTTTGTCCCAAGCAGTCAAGCACCAAAGATTTAAGGATACCAGAAACAGATTTTGTTTCTcattaaaaagattttggaCAACTAAGCGACTTATAAAAAAACCAGGTAGGAGAATAAAATCCATGGCAATAAAGTTGTTGGGATTGTTTCTACCTTCccaacaaaatatttatggtaTTTGTGATTCTAGTCCAGctgtatttttaagaatttttattattttttagtttcaaattattttgacatgctAATAAATTTTGATACGTTTATaagcgaaaaatattttgaagtgtatgaaagaaaaaaatataagagggaattgagagaaaatgttagtatagagaagTGTTGAGTCTAAGAAAATTATGACTTATTCTATTTACCTGATAACCTAAAGTATTTATAGATTTTGATTACATTCATCTCGAGACGTGGAGAGTTTCATAATTGGTGAAACGTTGGCTCCTACCAATGGTGATAGTTCCTTGCACTCCATTGATAGAGAAATGGGTGATCATTAATGATATATTGGCTAGAAATAATCATTGATCGAGAAAGAAGATGCTTGATATGTCAAAAAAAGGGTTCATGTTTACACTGTTGACCATTGGCTTAAAAAAGATGGTGACAATATAAAAATGTATACTTATAGAGattatatgattaattatttaaaatattttatgcttgGGTTGTGTGGGGCACTATATTCTAACTCGATAACAAATATACATGGATCGATGGTAGTAGATGGAgatccaaattatttttggaggttaaaaaacaaaagaaaagggggtGGGGGATCATGTTCATGTTAGTATTTCATTATATTATCACTGAAATTATGGATAGATCATGTTTAATTTTGGGGATCATGTTGATGTTAGTATTTTATTATAACTGAAATTATGGATATAtcatgtttaattttctttcatcaATGCTAAAGGACCAGAATCAAACTATGAAGTACATGGTGATGCATATAATCGATCATGAACACCATGGCAGCTTTATCCAGACCCAAAATTATTGTACTGGGGTTTGGTACAAGTCATGAAGATAGACATTGCAATTTGACCCACCTACCTACATCATACATGGTCCTTAATTAATCTAGGGCACAATGACCTAATCAATATATAATTGTGTTATTAGCTAAATATCATCTTgctttattgtttctttatttggattttgtgtttatctttatcttcttgatgtgctttggttttgttaaaattaattggtAGTGACAAAATTAGAAGGAAGTTGTTGTTTCCCGTTATTTTAATAGGATAAACAGAGAGGAATTGATCATCTACTGACAAAATaccaagtttttatatatatatatatatatatatatatatatatatatatatatatattcttaaatcaTGTATAACGCAGGTTATTAACTAGGGAGCAAATTGTGGGATCCTTTAAGCGAAAGGATGGGGATCCCAATGTTTGACGATCCCTAGACTTCATCATCTGAGGACTTTACACACCACTTTTTCACAATAATTCACATTAATAATTGTCATTACAGGAGATACAATATATTCTAACTTTTTCTGTATCATATAATAATGAATTCAAACGCACATGTAACAGCTCCTTGTCCATAGGGAAGGAggggaaattgaaaaaaacaaaaaaaaaaatccttttccAACTCACAACTACTTGTGATAAGATCAAAAAAGGGTCATTCTAGCTCCACTTCTCTTTTGCCTTTTTCCCAACTTCTGTATTGGTACATGCACTGCAGAGATTTGCAATTTTAGTGCTGATATTATTCAGTGCTAGTACCTCGAGGAACATCATTGCCTTGAGTGccaaactcttaaaaaaaattgcctaATAGAATACGGGGTTTGAGAGGAGGCATTGGGCCAAACTTATAGGGATATTGTAATGGTTTTAGCTTCATTTCTTATTGGCCTATTCTTCCCATTATTTCAGTCTTGATTGCgggaatttatttttgatgaatCTAATAACTCGAtttagataatttgtttttgatcgACAGATAGATTTAATCTTAATGTattgtgaaaaaattataattagatatttttgcATTTCTAATTATTCTATTTAAcacataatttatcttttatcaattaattttgcttttcatttttattcgtGCTACTCAGCTCCTCTCGATCCACCAATGCCACCTTGATTTTCTTTGAGGGAAATGCAGTAGTGGGACGCCCATTGTGTTAGGATCCTGAATATATATagcagaaataataaaataaaattatttaaaattttttaagatcatgttagATAGATCTAGAATTTTTTAGGGGTTTATTACTTAAAGATCTGATTTTCTTCAGTTTTGTATAGTTATTTAAAGGCTAAGTTGTCGTAAATCACAAACTGTCCAATTATCCAGCCTTCAACGGTAATTCACATGAATCACCagtgagaaatctcttaaatttctatttagaagagagagattgtCATGCTTAGAGTGCTAGCTGTCTATTATGTAATTtacgtagttttttttatgtctaacAGACAACTCTTTAAAAATAAGAAGCATAACTTATTATCTatggaaaaatttaaaaaaccctataaattagcaaaatatcaatttgctctttgaataatattgatatattaattcgggataattttagaaattaattcaatcaagtccttacttgatttttctaggtttagaaatataatccatgtattaattatattatagtctttaatttctagaatatattttaatcaagtcatacttaattaaattatttcagtttaattttttattaatgattcttaatgtgtgtgattCATTATGTTCCTAAAATGTTAGCTCaaatgtaaattataattataattaaatagaattaaataaattaaacaatttaatttattatcaattcaacaattgattaatttatatttaaagatcaagtacATAGTCtagcaacgtgtcatgatcccccaaatattaaaaaaatcattagtggtttgacttaaccttttaatGATCgatttcttagtgtaattaatattgttttattaataatgtatcaatttaatattaaaacatgaagtatgtctgccatattaaattatatttattattaacataatagtcatttattgtttaaataaaatttaaaattcttttctacTTACCCCTTtcccttccttcttctttcatcTTCTCCTCTCCTGCTCACTCATTCTGTCTCAGTTGGGCCTTGCCCTTatcctttccttctttcttctctcttcctcctcctcacTCTCGGTCTTGGTCAGGCAAGCCTACGGTTAGGTTGGGCTAACCCTTCTCCCCTTTTTCTTTGCTAggaaaattttttttctgatcaACATGAATATTTATGCACCTGTCTTTAGTTTCATAAGAActtctctcaaaaataaaaaaaagttgcagaTCATTTTCTAACGTATGATCACGATTCTAGCTAGAAAACCATtattaataatgttaatttatataaaaagttctCGAAACCATGTACCAATGACTCCATTTATTCAATcaatgattgatatttttttttatgaaaaatgatttagTTAATAATTATCAATACTTTGAAAATCTAGTTTTGTTGTTCAATGACATACCCATATTTTCAATCTTTCATGAATTTTTACATGGCATGACTTCATTAGACAGTGAAGTTCATATTCATTAAGCAACTCGAAGGTTAttgctttttctttaaaaatatttttagggtGAAATGGAAGTCTACAGTTTAAAAGAAGTAACAAAATGTCTTCGTTTTCTATACATCATAGAGTCTTAATAAGTGTTGTGAATACTTTTATCTTAGTATTAAATATTGCATAAGATAGTTGGCAAATCACATTGTTTATGGATGTAGACAAGCATGTTTCATTCCTACCCATACCTCCTGGTCAACCAATTTATTACTCTAATCAGACGGAAACTAGGTCTCAAAATCAATACAACCATGCTAAAATGGACGGCAAAGATAATCATTCCATAGAGAAATCATTGGAGAACATAACCTAGTTTAGTTCACAAGTGTGAATGCAAATGAGTGGATTTACTTTTGTACAAAGACACAGTTCCACATGGAAGAAAAGCTTTAACAATGCAAGAGTGAGGTCACCAATCATCTCTCTTCTTgtggatttcttttttcaagggATGTTTGGCAAATCAGGGCCATAGAAGATCACATACCCTAACAAAcgtatcttcttctttaaccTCCATTGCCACCTTACATAAAGAAAGCTTCAAGCCTGAACAAAAACTTTGCTCAATGTTCCCTTTACACCAAGGTGGTGAGCTGTGCTTCAAGATTTCCTCCAGTCCACACCAGCAAGACAATATCCCAGATCTGATTCTTGCTCATCAATATGCTGAAATCCATGGCAGTACTGATATAACCAACAATATGGAGAAAGGTCGGCGGCGAAATATAATTTCCATGGACAATAATGAGGCTGCTagagataataataacaatagtaagaagaagatgatgcatAGAGATATTGAAAGACAAAGGAGGCAAGAAATGACAACCCTTTATGCATCCCTTCGAGCTTTACTTCCTCTTGAATTTATCAAGGTGAGAAACCTTCAATTTCCTTCTATTCCTTTCTTTGAGAAGtccttgcttattttttttttaaaacattcttGGGGTTCAATAATTAGGCCACTAGGGTTTGTTTGGGATTTCAGGGAAAGCGTTCGATTTCAGATCACATGAACGAGGCAGTGAATTATATAAAGTATCTCCAAAAGAAGATCAAAGAAACTAGTGCCAAAAGAGATGAGTTAAAGAAACTATCCGATTTCAGTTCTGTTGCCTCACCAAGTGGATGTTCTAACAAATCTTCTTCAAGTTCAGTAGCTCTCCAGCCATATCCAGGTGGTATTGAGATTACGTTTGATAGTGATTTAATGGGGAGAGATTTGCCCCTATCAAGAGTATTGCAAGTGTTGCTTGAAGAAGGAATTTCTGTTATCAACTGTGTTTCCACCAAAGTAAATGAAAGATTATTCCACTCTGTCCAAACTGAGGTACAATCCATCGTTATCAATAACTACAACGTTTAGggttttatgtttatgttcttaagtTGTTTTCTAATTCCAAGAACAACTTAGCTTCAGTTATAATGTTTTCTTTGCCACAGGTCAATGATCCTACATGCTTAAATTTATCCGAGCTGTGGCAGAAATTAACCCTAGTAGTTTCTTCTACAAGTGATTTATCCAAGTGAAATGTTGTCCTTATTCTTGGATTGACATCTTGCACTGTAACACTATTCTAAACACTTTTCTCAGCTTGGTGTTGTTTTTGAGAACCTTTGATGAAAAtgcttttattaattagaagtattttgttaatatttctcTTAAAGGCTATTTGGGTGGCTCTCTATGCATGCTTATTAATGATGTGTTCAATTCAATGGGTGACCATGCTGTTCTTGATCTTTCTCCCATGCAGTACACTGTAAATTTAACATACATTTGCAACTTTGAAGCCTTTTCTATTGCATAAGTTGATGTTTTATTTGGCAAGAAACATGAAGGAATTTCACTTATGAGtgcttgaatttcttttttttgttgttgtgtgaAAATCTTGTAATTCTGAGGACTAGATTAGTACTGGTGAAATGACTTTAAGAATAAATCCCAATCATCATAGTTTGAGGACACAATATGGGAATTGCTTTGTTgtttatccaaaaaaacaaaaaaatattttgtgtcAAAGAATCATTTAAATCTAAAAGTTTAAGATAGGTAagatactaaaaataattttataatattttctaacatatcctctcaaataaaaactcattgGACTTGAAATTTGCATATGTTTACAttatattgtgtttaattttaatcaaatagaaTGAAGATGATAgaattcaaactcgtgatcgtTTAATTTGATTAACAAAACTCTGagaacatgttaaaaaattatctcaacttaaaaattaaaattgttaaatgagatcttaaaaataattttataatattacaaTATGTGATTTGTTTTCATGGAATCATTACATGTGGATtcctttcttaattaaatttgatgataacatttgtgtctctattttttttcttcctttgtgCTCTGCTATATGGCCATTTACTCTTTATTACAACAATAATTAAGAGTGTTGCAAGTCCATTTGCACTTATAAATCAAAAGTCCATTCAAGAAAATTTCCAAAGGCTGAAattctcttaatatttttggtTCCAAGAATTCATACTCCATTGAACTCAATATGGCCATGGTTTATATAATTGTTCTCTAAATTTCCCTTAACTTTTCTTGTttgatccatatatatatataaactctgcttgttatatattaattagtcaACTATAGTGCTTGTAACTTAACTTTAGTAGCTCTACTTTTGTTATTCTCTCCATTTCTATCTAACTAAATCGTtctttaacttgaatttttttcttttgttgttgtatGTACTTTGCTTGCATAACAAATATAGCATGCAAGTCTTAACTACAGCCTTGAAATAGGCATTGTATCTCTATAATTGTAATAATAGTTGTGTTTTAGTTGTAAAGCAACATATTTGGCGTGCACGCCACCAACCGCCAGCCAACTGAGGTTA
It encodes:
- the LOC7457112 gene encoding receptor-like serine/threonine-protein kinase At4g25390 yields the protein MPSRPIPPLLPPQPPPLLPPHHHPSRLIAPLAAATAAAFSVLVLFVICFRKITRKRTVPTDFSKPPHGFSYTTLRRATNNFSPSLRLGQGGFGSVYHGTLPNEFNVAVKVMDLGSLQGEREFQNELLFASKLDSSYIVAAIGFSYDRKHRSLLLVYDLMQNGNLQDALLHRKCVELVDWNKRFSIAVDIAKGIEYLHGLDPPVIHGDIKPSNILLDQCFNAKVADFGLAWLKIDQSNQNDQKQCEVKGEESDKINGGLELKRAELESNNGGDDYGSVVEDTESVTTGFDEFHFGVDQSPVCMTSPETLEAVSASPEAGGVGVFPEGNLDGGSIEGGKELVNGEKGSEKGTKSVSRKDWWWKQENGGATAENRGVKDYVMEWIGTEIKKERPNSDWIGASSSSNSQPVGKIDKKKNRKRLDWWVSLDDDNDEKVSKKEKRRLPREWWKEEYCEELEKKNKKKKKKKREMGMTSDGNNEAEDWWPRDVEMYGERKKKRSKSRGSRGSIEWFSGELFRGNRNNHDSLSGEIPKSSGISSTPSMRGTVCYVAPEYGGGGNLSEKSDVYSFGVLLLVLIAGRRPLQVTTSPMSEFQRANLMHWARNLARAGKLLDLVDKSVQSLDRDQATLCITVALICLQKSPAHRPSMKEVVGMLTGESQAPQLPTEFSPSPPTRVPFKSKPHKKVR
- the LOC7454456 gene encoding transcription factor bHLH36 isoform X2 gives rise to the protein MFPLHQGGELCFKISSSPHQQDNIPDLILAHQYAEIHGSTDITNNMEKGRRRNIISMDNNEAARDNNNNSKKKMMHRDIERQRRQEMTTLYASLRALLPLEFIKGKRSISDHMNEAVNYIKYLQKKIKETSAKRDELKKLSDFSSVASPSGCSNKSSSSSVALQPYPGGIEITFDSDLMGRDLPLSRVLQVLLEEGISVINCVSTKVNERLFHSVQTEVNDPTCLNLSELWQKLTLVVSSTSDLSK
- the LOC7454456 gene encoding transcription factor bHLH36 isoform X1, which produces MFPLHQGGELCFKISSSPHQQDNIPDLILAHQYAEIHGSTDITNNMEKGRRRNIISMDNNEAARDNNNNSKKKMMHRDIERQRRQEMTTLYASLRALLPLEFIKATRVCLGFQGKRSISDHMNEAVNYIKYLQKKIKETSAKRDELKKLSDFSSVASPSGCSNKSSSSSVALQPYPGGIEITFDSDLMGRDLPLSRVLQVLLEEGISVINCVSTKVNERLFHSVQTEVNDPTCLNLSELWQKLTLVVSSTSDLSK